The DNA sequence GTTCGCCAATTCCGCCGCCATCAAGAAGATCTACCGCCACGAAAAGCCGATCCGGGTCCTCAACGGCTTTGACTCCGACCGCGCCTACTTTCTCCATTCCAAACAGGACCAGGCTTATTTAGTTCTCCAGCCGCAGTAAACCCAGTAATTATCCGGCGAAAGGGTCGGCCTGGTTAAAATCGGGGAGAAAAGTTTCACTGCTCGCCAGTTCCTGGACATAAACATTCCGCAACCCCAGTTTTTCCGCCTCCGCCACGGCCTGCCGGTATTCTTCCGGCCGCAAACGCCTGGCCAACTCCGGGAATTCCGCCGCCCGATGTTGTGGGCTATATTGGGCCATTAAGCTGATCCGGATCTCCGGGGAGAGCGCCGCCAGCCATTTGAGGACCGCATCTGTCCCGGCCAAGTTGTCCGGCAGGACAAGATGTCTAACCAGCAGACCGGAGCGCGCCACCCCTTCATCATTCAACTTAATATTGCCGACCTGGCGGAACATTTCGGCGATCCCTGCCCTGGCTATTTTGGGGTAATTACCCGCCCCAGAATATTTTTGGGCCGAGCCTTCACTAAAATACTTGAAGTCGGGGAGATAGACATCGATCAACCCCTCCAGCTCGCTCAGCAATTCAAGGCTATCGTATCCTCCGGTATTATAAACGACCGGCAGTTTTAAACCTTGCTCCCTGGCTAACTTCAAGGCATCGGCTATTTGCAACGCATAATGGGTCGGCGAAACGAGGTTGATGTTGTGGGCCCCTTTGGCCTGGAGCTCGAGCATGATCTCCGCTAACCTCTCCGCCTCAACTTCTTCCCCCCTGGTACCTGGCCCCTGGTCCCTTGTCCCTTGTTGGCTGATTTCATAATTCTGGCAATAGACACACTTAAGACAACAGTTGGCGAAAAAGATCGTCCCGGAACCACGCGTCCCGGAGATCATCGGTTCCTCGCCATGATGGAGACAATAAGAGGAAACTATCGGCTTAATCCCCGCCTGGCACCTGGTACCTGGTCCCTGGTACCTATTCACGCCACACCGATGCCCGCAAAGCAGACAATTGGCCAAAGAAATTAAATTCATATCAATATTATAGTAGAATTAACTGTCGCTGGTAAGAAGAGAGAGGGCAAGTATTCAGTTCATTTGGAACTCACAACGCACCCTCATAACACATATCTTGGCTGCTTTACCCACAAACTTCCCGATGACCGGCAGATTTGAGCTCCCCATCAGAAATTTATCCACACTGTAGGCTGTCTGGCGGCCTTCCTAAAACCAACATACTAATACCCTGAAATCCCTCTGAAAAGCGGGTGATAATAACTTGTCAGGAGAAATAAATAATAGAGGAATATAATGATTACTTTTAAAAATATTTCCAGAAGTGTTCCCAGCCCAATGGTTTCGGCAGGCAGGCAAACGACACGATTGGTAGTTGATAGAAATAGAGCTGCATCGCACAATTTCGCGCATGTTGGTCAGTTCATGAAAAGATTAGGAGGAATTATAACTATTTCTAGCGCTTTACTATCTTTAGGTTGTTCATCTGAGTCAGAAGGACCGGAAATAAATGGAGTCGGAGGGATTGCAGGAACCGGAGGAGTAAGCGGCATGGGCGGTGCGGCTGGAACCGGAGGGGTAAGCGGCACGGCCGGAGTGGCTGGAACCGCAGGAGTAAGCGGCACGGGCGGAGTGGCTGGAACCGCAGGAGTAAGCGGCACGGGCGGAGTGGCTGGAACCGCAGGGGTAAGCGGCACGGGCGGAGTGGCTGGAACCGCAGGGGTAAGCGGCACGGGCGGAGTGGCTGGAACCGGAGGAGTAAGCGGCATGGCTGGAGCGGCTGGAACCGGAGGGGTAAGCGGCATGGCTGGGACGGCAGGAACCGGAGGAAATGGAGTGCTTATCAAAGGAATACCAGACCTTGACGCCGAGATGGATGGGCCAAGCAACGACTGGGAATTTTCCAACTGGTCTAACTATGGAATCTTTAATAATACCTGGCAACCCGATAACGGAACTTTTTCCAACGGCTATTTATGGCTTACCCTGGATGACGTCGGCTGTCCCGCCGGATGCGATGGTTTTCCCCTCGCATCCGCCGAATACCGGACCATTAATGAAATTTTCACTTACGGTTGTTTTGAGTTCAGCCTGCAAACGGTTAAAGGGCCGGGATTAGTTGGCGGAACGCTTTTTACTTATGCCGGCCAAGCAGGCACAGCTACTCATTATGAGCACGACATTGAATTCATTGCTGATACCAACGACATTCAATTCAATTTTTACGCTGCCGGAAACGACTACGGAAATCAAAAGAAGATAACCCTCAACTTTGACCCGTCAACCAGTTTTAACAATTACGGATTCAAGTTGACACAGCCAATGATAACCTGGTATATCAATGGAGAAGCTTCTTATTCGGCGGACCTCTCTGGCGCGCCACTGCCTCCAGCCAAAATAATGACTAATTTCTGGGCAAGTAGTTACCCCGGCTGGCCGGGGGGAACGTTCGTTTACCAACAACCGGTATCAGTTATCATCGATTGGATAAAATATCAAAAGAATTGTCCCTAATAACAAAAAACTAATCTCGAGGGGAAAATAAATGATTAATTTTAAGAATGTTTCCAAACCAATTGTTTCGGCAGGCAGGCAAATGACGCGCTTGGCGGATCGAACGTCGCCGCGCAAGATTAACAGATTAGGCCGATGGATGGGAATAGCAGCGCTAACCTTCGCGGCCAGCGCCTGCGGGGGGAAAGTCGAATATGAAACTGTTTATCAAAACCCAAACCTTGACGCTGGAATCCCTGCACAAGACGCCGGGAAGGCGGAACATGATGTCGCGCCTGATATTGCCATATTAGATACCGGGAAGGATACGGCCTTAGATGCCGACATACCCGACGTTATCGGAGACAATAAATCAGATGCCCCAATAGACGCCCCTTCAGACGTGCAATCAAACTGTCCTGTCGGAAAATATATTAATGTTCCAAGCACCGACCATCCAACACTACCAGAAGCAATAATCGCTTCAGAGCCCGGAGATATAATTAATGTTGCAGAAGGAACATATCCAACTTATCAGCAGACATTAAAATACTGCGTCAAGCTTATTGGATCAGGAAAAGGTCAAACAATTATTAACAACAAAACAAACCCACTTCCTCCCATCGGGTCTTTTGTGATGGGTGACTACATTTTAAAAGCATCGGATCAGAGCCATATCTCTGATGTTACAATCGCAGATGAGCTTTCTACGGGCGATCCTTCTTTTGCCGCTTTGCAATTAGAGGCGGGCCAGGCTTTTGTAGAAAACAGCAGAATCAATTCCCTGCTTGTTACCAAGAGCTCCCAGCCAATAATATCTTCAAGCGAATTGTCTTATACCTGGGTTATTGATAATGCCGCGCCGACCTTTGGAAAAAATGAAATAAAAAAGATTTTTTATATGGATGATTCCGGCGGCCTGTTAACAGGGAGCGTTTTCCCGGCCTTTGTTGGATTTGCCATTTCTAGAGATGGTTCTCACCCAACGCTCAGAAATAATATTTTTAACAGCAGCGGCGTCTATGTGTTTCATCATGCCTATCCAGATTTAGGCACAAAGGCTATCCCGGGAGGAAATAAATTCGATAATCAATGCAATTTATCTCAGGTAAACTTATGTTATTCAATCTCCAGTGAATCCTCGGAAGCTATAGAGGCCCAGGGTAATTATTTTGAGAAAAAATCTGGTCCCGAAGTTGGAGCAACTGAATTTAGCACTTACGACGAAATGAAGGCTTGTTCCACTCCAACCACCCCGCCCTGTAACGTAACAGCGGTTAATGCTTCAACAGGGGCAAAAGTTGATTTTGCAGGATTTATGCCCATAACCCCCTAGGGTTCATATGTTTCTTGATTGATTAAAGTGACCCTAAATTAGGCCAAGACTAAGAATGAGCGAAAGCCCTCCTACATCCATCGTCGGCAGATTAGAGGCACCCATGAGGAATTCGTTGACGCCGCAGCGATGACCGCAAAGAACGCACTTCTCCAGTAGTTTATAATTCACAGATGACTTTTTGGCTGGCGACATCGGAAAGGAGGCGGAGCGGTTTTTTGCTCAAGTCGAAGACTTTGACCACCTTGGCCAGTTCGGCCGCGTCCGGCAAAAGTTCCGCTAGGATATTCTTCTCTTTGGCCAACCAGCCGCGGTTGAAAAGAACCCCTTCATTCTCCGGAAAAAGGGCGACATAGAAGATATTCCCTTCGACCAGGTCGAGGAAAAAGTGGGAACCGAAAGAGAGTTCCGGCATAAAGCCGCTTACTTTGTCCGCCGTCTCGACCAGGGCGGCAAAGTTATTGATCTCGGCAAAGCTGACCGGAACACCGAGCGTCGCGTCACGCGTCCCCCAGCGTCCCGGGCCGATCAGCATAGTCGGTTGTTTCTCCCGTCCCCCGCCGAGCCGGTTCAGCCGGCCGATCAGGCGGGCCACGGAGAACTTTTTCTGGAAGAGGAGCTCGCGGTAAGCGGCCGGGTCGACGTAAATCAAGCGGGTGATCGGCTGGTTAACGCTCCCACCCATGAAACTGCCGTGGGCCGAGAAAAAGGTCTTTTTCGGATCGAGCTTGTCCGGGAGCTTGACCTGGCCGGTCTCACCCTTCGCCTGGAGCGGGCGGCATTGGAGAAGATTGATCTTCGCTTCCCCTTCGGCCGTAAAGTTGACGGTGAACTCAACATCGACCGGATACTGGTAGGTCGTTTCCAAAAGTTTCAGGATCCCGCTCATGTCTTTAGTAAAACCGGTTTTTGCCAGGAACTCATCAAAGGTCAAGACCCAACCCTCCCCCCCGGTCCCTAGTCCCCTTTTCCCAACCCGCTCCACCTTCAACCCCGGCTCATCCCGTAAAAGCTGGTTCAACTCGGCACTTTCGAGCTCATTGGTGACAATATTTAAGAGGTCGACATCGTGCTGGGAGAACTTTTTGTTATCTTCCATCCCATACGGTTTAAGCAATGGGGCGTCCAGAGCGACGATCCGCGGATAGTCACCCTCCACCCGGTTGACGGCCCGCGTCCCGAGGCCAAAGACCAGGCGGAGCATCCCCGCTTTGGCGTCCATATTCTCGTGCCAGACAAAGGTGTTATAAGAAACACCGACCCCGGCCAGGTAGGGAAGGAAACTTTGCCGGTACTGGTTGCCGGAGACCCGCATCACCAGCAAGGCCATCTGTTCGTCCTGCTGGCCAAGCCCGCGCTGGCGCCGGTAGGTCAGCGCGTCTTCGTTCATTGTGCTGGCAAAGACCCGCTTGACCGTATTTTCGTAATTGGTGTAGCGGACCTCGGGCGTTCCCTGGTTGACGCAGAACAAACTCTCGTATTTCCCGGCAAAAGCGTTGCCGAAGCCGTCTTCCAGGAGCGAGGAAGAGCGGACAATGATCGGTGATTGGCCGAAATACTCGAGCATCCCGTTAAATTGCTCTTTGATCTCGTCGGGAAAGGAACCGCTCAAAAGCTTCTCCTTGAGGTCGGACGCTTTGGCAAAGTAGCCGGCATCAGTTTTCTGTTCCAGCCAGAGGTTCCACCAGCCGTTCTGGACTATATATGTATAGAAGACGTCGGAGCCGATATAGAAAGAATCATGCGGCTCCAGTTTCTCCTGCCACTCCGGCTGGAGGATCTTCCGGGCTAGAAGCATGCCGAGCGCCTTGCCGCCGATAAAACCGCTCCCGATCATCTTCGACTTGATCTCGATCAGGTCCTCGAGGGTAAAGTAGCGCTTGACCAGCGCCATCATCCGCGGCTCCCGGCCGAGCATGATCCGGCAGAGTTGGTCGGCCATCGCCTCCCGTTCTCCCCCCAGTTCACCCTCCCGGGCGATCTCTTCGGCCCGGAGGAAAAGACGGTCCCAGTTATCAAGGTTCCGGTTGGCACTCTCCGCCCCCTTGTCCGACATGTAAGTGAAAAGCTTGGTTACGTCAACGCTGTTGGTCAGCGGGAAATAGTTCTCCCCTTCTTCCTGATGGGGCAAGAACATCGTCGGGGAATAGCGGTCCCAGACCTTGAGCGGGTGAACGTAGAAGCGCCCGTCCAGGTCATAGATGTCGAGGAGAAGCTGGGTCGTTTCGCGGATCCGGGCGATCGTCTTGAAGGAGTGATAATTGCGGAGGAGAGCGAAATAGGCGATCGTCCTTAACTTAAAGAGATAAGGACAGGTGACCAGGAAAAAGTTACCGATCATCAGATCGGTCGCCCAGGCCGATAACAGGTCGGAGAGGCAGTCGAAGAGGTAAAAAGCACCTTCCCCTTCGGCCGTAATGATGTCGTGGACCTGTTTGGAGAAAGACTCAAAGCCGGTCAAGGCGCTTAGCTGGTAAGTCTTGATCTGCGGGTCGTTCTCGACCAAAGGAGGATGCTGGGCAAAGCGGATATAGACGATGTTCTTGCCGTCAGCCTTAGCCCGCACCAGGTAGGGAGCGACAAAGTGACGGTAATCGTCGATCGAATCAACCTGCCAAACGACGTTATCCCCCAGCTTTAATCCCTGGAGGATCTTATCAAGCCCTTTAATGCCGGTACTGGCGAGGTCGATCATAGGTCGCGGTAATTAATTAAGGCCGAGTGGTCGATCAGGGAAACAAGCGCTCGGCTTTCAGTCTCGAGTCCCGCCTCTTCCGCCGCTGCCACCGGGTTCAGCCCGCCGGCGACAACCAAGCCGACCCGCTCGACCGCCACCGGCATGCCGAGAACGGTCTGTCCCGATTTACCGAGGACCAGGGCGGTCCCCAAACCGGCCGCTTCGATCCGCCGCAAGGTCGCCTCCGCTTCATCGCGCGAGGCGGCCGGTATCTCGCGGAAGCCAGCCAGGACCTTGCCGGCGCCGTGGATCGCTTCGTTGACGCTCGTCATCTGGCTCTTGAGAAAGATCTCGTGCGGGTCAAGCGTTGAACCGGAGTAGTCAATTATGTCGGTAAAACGAAGAGGGCGCCCCTCTTCGATCTGGAGCATCCCGCCGAACCGGGAGACGACCGGGATAGCGTGCTTCAGCAAGATGCCGTTGAGGTTGATAGTACAGAGGGTTCCAAAGCCAACCTTGCCGGGCGGGACGATGATCCCGCCGATCTCTTCCCCCGCTTCCACGACCAGAACAAGTTCACCCATGCTTAACTTATTCTCAAAGACCGGTTTCATCAGCTCGATCGCTTTCTTGAATTCACGGGCGTTGAAGAGGGAGACGTTGAGAATGACCCTCCCTTTCCGGGTGTGGATGTCAAAGTCCATCTGGTAAGCGAGCGATTCGATCCGGGAACTGACCAGGCCGATCTTTTCCGAAACATGGGCGTTGCTTAACTCTTCCCGCCCTTTGCTGGTGATCATCCGCCCCTCTTTCCAAAAAATCTTGACCAACCCCTGGTCCCCCAGGCTCTTTAAATAGTAGCGGACGGTCCGCTCCGGCACTTCCAGGCCAAACTCTTTCAGCTTGGCCGCCAGCTCGACCGAGCCAATCGGCGTCTTCGCCTCGGCGATCAGCTTGAGGATCATCTTATTCCGGCGCTCGATCTCTTTCATAATTAAATTATATCATGGCTGGCGCTTTTACCACCTCCCTCCTGACGCTTTTACCCCTAACCCCTCTTCTCCCCTTCCCCCTTAATAAGGGGGAAGGGGATGGGGGATAGGGGTAAAGACGTTGACTGACGGAACGGATTAGCGGGGTTAGGGGCCGGACAATCCTTGACATACGGCAATACCTTGCCGTATAATTCTAACACTGTTTTAAATAATTTCCAGCCATAAGGGGGTGCCGCGGTTAACTCTGTCCCAGTCCCAAAACACCAACAGGAGGGCCCAATTATCATGGTACGGAAAGTTTTAGACGAAGTTATCAAGCGTAATCCGAACGAGCCGGAGTTCCACCAGGCGGTCCAGGAAGTATTAGAGTCGGTTGCTCCGGTCATCGAGAAACACCCCGAGTTCAAGGAAGCCAGGATCCTCGAACGGGTCGTCGAACCGGAACGCCAGATCATTTTCCGCGTGCCGTGGCAGGACGATAAAGGAGAAGTCCACGTCAATCGCGGTTTCCGCAT is a window from the Candidatus Margulisiibacteriota bacterium genome containing:
- a CDS encoding radical SAM protein; amino-acid sequence: MNRYQGPGTRCQAGIKPIVSSYCLHHGEEPMISGTRGSGTIFFANCCLKCVYCQNYEISQQGTRDQGPGTRGEEVEAERLAEIMLELQAKGAHNINLVSPTHYALQIADALKLAREQGLKLPVVYNTGGYDSLELLSELEGLIDVYLPDFKYFSEGSAQKYSGAGNYPKIARAGIAEMFRQVGNIKLNDEGVARSGLLVRHLVLPDNLAGTDAVLKWLAALSPEIRISLMAQYSPQHRAAEFPELARRLRPEEYRQAVAEAEKLGLRNVYVQELASSETFLPDFNQADPFAG
- a CDS encoding family 16 glycosylhydrolase, whose product is MGGAAGTGGVSGTAGVAGTAGVSGTGGVAGTAGVSGTGGVAGTAGVSGTGGVAGTAGVSGTGGVAGTGGVSGMAGAAGTGGVSGMAGTAGTGGNGVLIKGIPDLDAEMDGPSNDWEFSNWSNYGIFNNTWQPDNGTFSNGYLWLTLDDVGCPAGCDGFPLASAEYRTINEIFTYGCFEFSLQTVKGPGLVGGTLFTYAGQAGTATHYEHDIEFIADTNDIQFNFYAAGNDYGNQKKITLNFDPSTSFNNYGFKLTQPMITWYINGEASYSADLSGAPLPPAKIMTNFWASSYPGWPGGTFVYQQPVSVIIDWIKYQKNCP
- a CDS encoding PEP/pyruvate-binding domain-containing protein; the encoded protein is MIDLASTGIKGLDKILQGLKLGDNVVWQVDSIDDYRHFVAPYLVRAKADGKNIVYIRFAQHPPLVENDPQIKTYQLSALTGFESFSKQVHDIITAEGEGAFYLFDCLSDLLSAWATDLMIGNFFLVTCPYLFKLRTIAYFALLRNYHSFKTIARIRETTQLLLDIYDLDGRFYVHPLKVWDRYSPTMFLPHQEEGENYFPLTNSVDVTKLFTYMSDKGAESANRNLDNWDRLFLRAEEIAREGELGGEREAMADQLCRIMLGREPRMMALVKRYFTLEDLIEIKSKMIGSGFIGGKALGMLLARKILQPEWQEKLEPHDSFYIGSDVFYTYIVQNGWWNLWLEQKTDAGYFAKASDLKEKLLSGSFPDEIKEQFNGMLEYFGQSPIIVRSSSLLEDGFGNAFAGKYESLFCVNQGTPEVRYTNYENTVKRVFASTMNEDALTYRRQRGLGQQDEQMALLVMRVSGNQYRQSFLPYLAGVGVSYNTFVWHENMDAKAGMLRLVFGLGTRAVNRVEGDYPRIVALDAPLLKPYGMEDNKKFSQHDVDLLNIVTNELESAELNQLLRDEPGLKVERVGKRGLGTGGEGWVLTFDEFLAKTGFTKDMSGILKLLETTYQYPVDVEFTVNFTAEGEAKINLLQCRPLQAKGETGQVKLPDKLDPKKTFFSAHGSFMGGSVNQPITRLIYVDPAAYRELLFQKKFSVARLIGRLNRLGGGREKQPTMLIGPGRWGTRDATLGVPVSFAEINNFAALVETADKVSGFMPELSFGSHFFLDLVEGNIFYVALFPENEGVLFNRGWLAKEKNILAELLPDAAELAKVVKVFDLSKKPLRLLSDVASQKVICEL
- a CDS encoding NrpR regulatory domain-containing protein; this translates as MKEIERRNKMILKLIAEAKTPIGSVELAAKLKEFGLEVPERTVRYYLKSLGDQGLVKIFWKEGRMITSKGREELSNAHVSEKIGLVSSRIESLAYQMDFDIHTRKGRVILNVSLFNAREFKKAIELMKPVFENKLSMGELVLVVEAGEEIGGIIVPPGKVGFGTLCTINLNGILLKHAIPVVSRFGGMLQIEEGRPLRFTDIIDYSGSTLDPHEIFLKSQMTSVNEAIHGAGKVLAGFREIPAASRDEAEATLRRIEAAGLGTALVLGKSGQTVLGMPVAVERVGLVVAGGLNPVAAAEEAGLETESRALVSLIDHSALINYRDL